Proteins from a genomic interval of Pseudomonas asplenii:
- a CDS encoding ComEC/Rec2 family competence protein translates to MFRVRAIQVENGDSLLISYGKQERPFHLLVDGGPSKSRSTIVSVLESVRGKDDKLRLEALVVTHYDLDHIQGVIELLEDTPPWLDICEVWFNGYHHLMPSDMLGSAEADVLSALIRTRGLSWNASFRELKDDLKGGAVIHQSSNSVSLRGGLNIKVLSPDLSGLAALAKSWPNPVLPPPEPEAAPDDLLGRGDEWPPKKFFSNGGASFVPDTSVPNRSSIALLLTFGEKRAVLAADAFCDVVRRGLEMHLPDNEPVHLLKVSHHGSKGNTSADLLEMLGCKNFLISTSGKMHKHPDHALIERLIASYNSPEIFFNYLEGWPGKWQDIPPNWPPFKVNYPKGNKKFVDVLL, encoded by the coding sequence ATGTTTCGTGTCAGAGCCATTCAAGTTGAAAACGGCGATTCATTACTGATTAGCTATGGTAAACAGGAGCGGCCTTTTCATCTACTTGTCGATGGCGGTCCATCCAAATCACGGTCGACTATCGTGTCGGTTCTGGAATCCGTGCGTGGCAAAGACGATAAGCTCCGGCTTGAAGCGTTGGTCGTAACCCATTATGACCTTGATCACATCCAGGGTGTGATCGAGTTGCTTGAAGATACTCCTCCATGGCTGGATATCTGTGAGGTGTGGTTCAACGGCTACCACCATTTGATGCCTTCAGACATGCTGGGCTCGGCTGAGGCCGATGTCTTGTCCGCGCTGATCCGCACTCGTGGGCTTTCATGGAACGCAAGTTTTCGGGAGCTCAAAGACGACTTGAAGGGTGGTGCTGTTATCCATCAATCGTCCAACTCGGTCTCTTTGCGAGGCGGGCTGAACATCAAGGTGCTTTCTCCGGACCTGAGTGGCTTGGCGGCTTTGGCGAAGAGTTGGCCCAATCCTGTACTGCCTCCGCCAGAGCCGGAGGCTGCTCCGGATGATTTGTTAGGCCGTGGTGATGAATGGCCACCAAAAAAATTCTTTTCCAATGGAGGGGCCTCTTTTGTACCCGATACATCGGTACCCAACAGAAGCAGCATTGCTTTGCTTTTGACATTCGGCGAAAAACGCGCAGTTCTCGCTGCGGATGCCTTCTGTGATGTTGTCAGGAGGGGGCTTGAAATGCACTTGCCGGATAACGAACCCGTTCATCTGCTGAAAGTTTCGCACCATGGCAGTAAAGGCAATACGAGCGCAGATCTGCTGGAAATGCTCGGATGTAAAAATTTTTTGATCAGCACAAGCGGGAAGATGCATAAACACCCGGATCATGCTTTGATTGAGCGGTTGATCGCTTCCTATAATTCCCCCGAGATTTTCTTCAACTATTTGGAGGGTTGGCCGGGGAAATGGCAAGACATACCGCCCAACTGGCCTCCGTTCAAGGTGAATTATCCAAAGGGAAACAAAAAATTTGTGGATGTTCTGCTCTAG
- a CDS encoding DUF3375 domain-containing protein, giving the protein MKALRGAATLRNLREQPLWRLLAATKGPVMIALLQSLFLDAEKELPSSVLHERLSRDLDDLRAAGEELPQTAQAYVAEWLSQGWLTRRFPVGASEEEYELSADALTALRFVTGLLKPRTTATESRLSVVIYQLSRLADETNVNPQARLAALLTERARIDRAIEEVERDGVNILAPDRALERAREVIALAQELSADFRSVRDEFERLNRGLRQSLMENEGSRGDVLEQLFAGVDLIGDSDAGRTFNAFWRLLTDSEQAATLRESLDDVAGRPFARQLESQERKFLLGLTGTLLNEGRGVHDVLQHFARSLKSFVQSREFLEHRRLHSLLKEATQAALSLKNRVRPNQDVGFELMQSSSRIRSVSQWTLYDPAERVTDSSMPAAEPSELDLETVSELVRQSEIDFRTLKAHLRAILEQQSQVSIAQVLNEFPAEQGLGSVVGYVALGSRHGEVTGGVETVFWQGNDAVQRRARIPAIYFMKERYLELVD; this is encoded by the coding sequence ATGAAAGCGTTGCGTGGCGCTGCGACCCTTCGCAATCTTCGTGAACAGCCGCTCTGGCGTTTGCTTGCGGCGACGAAGGGGCCTGTCATGATTGCCTTGTTGCAGTCCCTGTTCTTGGACGCTGAAAAGGAACTTCCGAGCTCCGTGCTCCATGAGAGGCTTAGTCGAGACCTCGACGACTTGCGTGCAGCAGGAGAAGAGCTTCCGCAAACAGCACAGGCGTACGTTGCTGAATGGCTCAGTCAAGGATGGCTGACTCGCCGATTCCCTGTGGGGGCTTCTGAAGAAGAGTACGAACTGTCGGCCGACGCGTTGACAGCCCTTCGATTCGTCACCGGGCTGCTCAAACCAAGAACAACCGCGACGGAAAGCCGGCTGTCGGTTGTTATTTATCAGTTGTCGCGGTTGGCTGATGAGACCAATGTCAATCCTCAAGCACGGCTGGCTGCACTGCTCACTGAGCGCGCCCGTATCGATCGGGCTATCGAGGAGGTCGAACGCGATGGTGTAAATATCCTTGCGCCGGACCGAGCTTTGGAGCGTGCCCGTGAGGTCATTGCTTTGGCGCAGGAGCTTTCGGCGGACTTTCGAAGTGTACGTGACGAATTCGAGCGGCTGAACCGTGGCTTGCGACAGAGCTTAATGGAGAATGAAGGAAGCCGCGGTGATGTACTGGAACAGCTCTTTGCAGGTGTCGATCTCATTGGAGACAGTGACGCTGGACGAACTTTCAACGCTTTCTGGCGCTTGCTGACCGACAGCGAACAGGCGGCAACGCTACGAGAGTCGTTGGACGATGTGGCTGGTCGGCCTTTTGCGCGACAGTTGGAGTCGCAGGAGCGCAAATTCCTGCTGGGGCTGACCGGGACTCTGTTGAATGAAGGGCGGGGAGTACACGATGTTCTGCAGCACTTCGCGCGTAGTCTCAAAAGCTTCGTGCAAAGTCGGGAGTTCCTGGAGCATCGGCGTCTGCACAGCCTTTTGAAGGAGGCTACGCAGGCCGCGCTCAGCCTCAAGAACAGGGTTCGCCCCAATCAGGACGTTGGTTTCGAACTCATGCAGTCCAGCAGTCGTATTCGGTCGGTGTCCCAGTGGACCCTGTATGACCCTGCTGAGCGTGTGACCGATTCGTCCATGCCGGCAGCAGAACCCTCTGAGCTTGACCTCGAAACGGTGAGCGAACTGGTGCGCCAATCGGAAATCGACTTCCGTACGCTCAAGGCCCATCTTCGGGCCATTCTGGAGCAGCAATCGCAGGTCTCCATCGCTCAAGTTCTGAACGAATTCCCGGCTGAGCAAGGTTTGGGAAGTGTCGTCGGTTATGTCGCCCTCGGATCCAGACATGGGGAGGTGACTGGTGGAGTCGAAACGGTTTTCTGGCAGGGAAATGACGCGGTGCAGCGTCGCGCCAGGATTCCTGCCATCTATTTCATGAAGGAGCGTTATCTTGAACTTGTCGACTGA
- a CDS encoding gamma-glutamyltransferase family protein, with translation MLNLSAHEYPYPSQRQSVFARRGMVAASQPLAAQAGIEILQKGGNAIDAAIATAAALTVVEPTGNGIGGDAFALVWTQGQLHGLNGNGQAPAALSVEAVKAAGHTEMPLYGWTPVTVPGCPSAWAELSRRFGKLPFAELLQPAISLARDGFPVSPVVAHQWQVALKEFTPHRDSVLQAWFDTFLIDGRAPRAGELFRNPAQADTLEELAATRCESFYRGPLAQRIDAHSRATGGYLRASDLEGYRAHWVDPIHINYRGVDVWEIPPSGQGLVALMALKILEGFDFDHRDSQQTWHRQLEAMKLAYSDGLHYITDPQHMKVAVQDLLSDDYARRRREQIGEKAQSPRPGDPQASGTVYLATADAEGNMVSFIQSNYHGFGSGVVLPDSGIALQNRGQEFSLDPEHANCLAPGKKTFHTIIPGFLTRGGQALGPFGVMGGYMQPQGHVQMVMNLVDFGLNPQAALDAPRWQWLGGNRIGIEQGASRDLINALARRGHEVVVASDLTDYGRGQIILRDPVSGVLWGGTEPRADSVVGVW, from the coding sequence ATGTTGAATCTCTCTGCCCACGAATACCCCTATCCGTCGCAGCGCCAGAGCGTCTTTGCCCGGCGCGGCATGGTCGCCGCCTCCCAGCCGCTGGCGGCCCAGGCCGGTATCGAAATTCTGCAAAAGGGCGGCAATGCCATCGATGCCGCCATCGCCACTGCCGCCGCGCTGACCGTGGTCGAGCCGACGGGCAATGGCATCGGCGGCGATGCCTTCGCTCTGGTCTGGACCCAGGGCCAGTTGCATGGCCTCAATGGCAACGGCCAGGCCCCTGCGGCGCTGAGTGTCGAAGCGGTCAAGGCAGCCGGCCACACCGAGATGCCGCTCTATGGCTGGACCCCGGTCACTGTCCCGGGCTGTCCTTCGGCCTGGGCGGAGCTATCGCGGCGCTTCGGCAAGTTGCCGTTTGCCGAGCTGCTGCAACCGGCGATCAGCCTGGCCCGCGACGGCTTTCCGGTGTCGCCGGTGGTCGCCCATCAATGGCAGGTCGCGCTCAAGGAATTCACCCCGCACCGCGACAGCGTGCTGCAAGCCTGGTTCGACACCTTCCTTATCGATGGTCGCGCGCCCAGGGCCGGAGAGCTGTTCCGTAATCCGGCCCAGGCCGACACCCTTGAAGAGCTGGCCGCCACCCGCTGCGAGAGCTTCTACCGGGGCCCGCTGGCCCAGCGCATCGATGCCCATTCCCGCGCGACCGGCGGCTACCTGCGCGCCAGTGACCTGGAGGGCTATCGCGCGCACTGGGTCGACCCGATCCATATCAACTATCGGGGGGTCGACGTCTGGGAAATCCCGCCCAGCGGCCAGGGTCTTGTGGCCCTGATGGCGCTGAAGATCCTCGAAGGCTTCGACTTCGATCACCGCGACAGCCAGCAAACCTGGCACCGGCAACTGGAGGCGATGAAACTCGCCTACAGCGACGGGCTGCACTACATCACCGATCCTCAGCATATGAAGGTGGCGGTGCAGGACCTGCTCAGTGATGACTACGCCCGGCGTCGGCGCGAGCAGATAGGCGAAAAGGCTCAATCGCCCAGACCCGGTGATCCGCAGGCCAGCGGCACGGTGTACCTGGCGACGGCGGATGCCGAGGGCAACATGGTGTCGTTCATCCAGAGCAACTACCACGGGTTCGGTTCGGGGGTGGTGCTGCCCGACAGCGGGATTGCCCTGCAGAACCGTGGACAGGAGTTCAGCCTCGACCCTGAGCACGCCAACTGTCTCGCGCCGGGTAAAAAGACCTTTCACACCATCATTCCCGGGTTCCTCACCCGGGGTGGACAAGCGCTTGGGCCGTTTGGGGTGATGGGCGGCTACATGCAGCCGCAAGGGCATGTGCAGATGGTGATGAACCTGGTGGATTTCGGGCTCAATCCGCAGGCGGCCCTGGATGCGCCACGCTGGCAGTGGCTGGGCGGGAACAGGATCGGAATAGAGCAGGGCGCTTCGCGTGACCTGATCAACGCTCTGGCGCGCCGGGGGCATGAGGTGGTGGTGGCCAGTGACCTGACGGATTACGGGCGCGGGCAGATCATCTTGCGCGATCCGGTGAGCGGGGTGCTGTGGGGTGGCACGGAGCCGAGGGCGGATTCGGTGGTGGGGGTTTGGTGA
- a CDS encoding DUF4194 domain-containing protein: MNLSTELTDEPVGEDRVADVPGVDAATFRGDTGELPIDTRRVLVQLLLGPSVDARRQSRLWPVLLRDEAVIRSRMHDLFLEVVIDHEQRVAFTRQVVSEDLDIPILLRKASLTFLETALLLFLRQRLTQADAQGERAVVSLDDMKEHLSVFEKESNPDHAKFGRQIVNAVDKAKKLSLLQFIRGSGERFEVSPTLKLLFSAEEIQELTRTYATLTSPQAGGVISEGPVEGTEEEDTQ; the protein is encoded by the coding sequence TTGAACTTGTCGACTGAGCTAACGGACGAGCCGGTTGGAGAGGACCGCGTAGCTGATGTGCCTGGCGTCGATGCCGCAACGTTCAGAGGAGATACTGGCGAGCTTCCTATCGACACCCGGCGGGTACTTGTGCAACTGCTTCTGGGGCCATCGGTGGATGCTCGGCGCCAGTCCAGGCTATGGCCTGTGTTGCTTCGAGACGAAGCGGTCATCCGCTCGCGTATGCATGACCTCTTTCTTGAAGTCGTTATCGATCATGAGCAACGGGTGGCGTTCACGCGGCAGGTAGTGTCTGAAGACCTGGATATCCCGATCCTGTTGCGCAAAGCCTCGCTCACTTTCCTGGAGACAGCCTTGCTGCTCTTCCTGCGGCAGCGGCTGACACAGGCTGACGCGCAAGGTGAGCGGGCAGTCGTGTCGCTTGATGACATGAAAGAACATCTCTCGGTCTTTGAGAAAGAAAGCAACCCAGACCACGCCAAGTTTGGCCGGCAGATTGTCAATGCTGTCGATAAGGCGAAGAAACTGAGCTTGCTGCAATTCATCCGCGGTTCTGGCGAGCGTTTTGAAGTTTCGCCGACGCTCAAGCTTCTCTTCTCCGCAGAGGAGATTCAGGAGTTGACCCGTACTTACGCGACCTTGACCAGTCCGCAGGCCGGAGGGGTGATAAGCGAGGGGCCGGTTGAGGGTACTGAAGAGGAGGATACCCAGTGA
- a CDS encoding IS3 family transposase (programmed frameshift) produces MPYYSPERKAALLKMLLPPLSLSMAEVARREGVSDMSLANWRRKARSEGNAVSENIPSAQNWTAEAQFAVVLETAGLSEIELAEYCRRKGLYPEQIKAWRQACINGQKADKAQQKDDREQARKDKKRIQELERELRRKDKALAETAALLVLRKKPQRLLGDRQRGQLTALPERQLLVTWLSEARMAGARKIKACQEVGLSLRTVQRWTETDAVQADARTTTVRSRPRNALSEVERQAILNVCNSPGYGHLPPSQIVPRLADQQLYLASESTFYRVLRAAGQQQHRGRSQRPRRHVAPTTYAAKGPNQVWSWDITYLPSPVRGKYYYLYLIEDIYSRKAVGWEVYEEESGEKAAALLQRSVIGEQCLHEPLVLHSDNGAPMKSLTLLSKMHELGITPSRGRPRVSNDNPYSESLFRTLKYYPQWPADGFASLDAARAWVRDFMRWYNHEHRHSRIRFVTPAERHRGQDHQILARRHELYEQARERSPERWSGQTRNWEPMGTVLLNPDREQPVEKRAA; encoded by the exons GTGCCGTACTATTCACCGGAACGCAAAGCCGCATTGCTCAAAATGCTGCTTCCCCCACTGAGCCTGTCGATGGCCGAGGTTGCTCGGCGCGAAGGGGTCAGCGACATGTCATTGGCCAACTGGCGCAGAAAGGCCCGCTCTGAAGGAAACGCAGTGTCCGAGAACATCCCATCGGCCCAGAACTGGACAGCCGAAGCCCAGTTTGCCGTCGTCCTTGAAACCGCCGGCTTGTCCGAAATTGAACTGGCTGAATACTGCCGTCGCAAAGGCCTGTACCCCGAGCAAATCAAGGCTTGGCGGCAAGCCTGCATCAACGGCCAGAAGGCAGACAAAGCCCAGCAAAAAGACGATCGCGAGCAAGCCCGCAAGGACAAGAAACGCATCCAGGAACTGGAGCGCGAGCTGCGCCGCAAAGACAAGGCGCTGGCTGAAACCGCCGCGTTGCTGGTGCTGCGAAAAAAGC CTCAACGACTACTGGGGGATCGACAACGAGGACAACTGACCGCCTTGCCGGAACGGCAATTACTGGTGACCTGGTTGAGTGAAGCCCGGATGGCCGGCGCCCGGAAAATCAAGGCCTGCCAGGAAGTCGGTCTCTCGCTCAGAACCGTGCAGCGCTGGACTGAAACTGATGCGGTTCAGGCAGACGCCCGAACGACCACGGTACGATCCAGGCCGCGCAATGCGCTGAGCGAGGTCGAACGACAAGCGATCCTAAACGTGTGTAACAGCCCGGGCTACGGCCATTTGCCGCCGAGCCAGATCGTACCGAGGTTGGCTGATCAGCAGCTCTATCTGGCGTCGGAGTCGACGTTTTACCGGGTGCTGCGTGCGGCAGGCCAACAGCAGCATCGTGGTCGTAGCCAGCGCCCCAGGCGGCACGTGGCACCGACGACGTATGCCGCCAAAGGGCCGAACCAGGTGTGGTCGTGGGACATCACCTACCTGCCGTCTCCGGTGCGCGGAAAGTATTACTACCTGTACCTGATCGAGGATATTTACAGCCGCAAGGCCGTGGGCTGGGAGGTTTACGAAGAAGAAAGCGGTGAGAAGGCGGCTGCGCTACTGCAACGTAGCGTGATCGGCGAGCAGTGTTTGCACGAGCCACTGGTGCTGCACTCGGACAATGGAGCACCGATGAAATCGCTGACGCTGTTGAGCAAAATGCATGAGCTGGGCATCACGCCGTCACGTGGCCGACCGCGAGTGAGCAATGACAACCCGTACTCGGAATCACTGTTTCGGACGTTGAAATACTACCCGCAATGGCCGGCAGATGGCTTTGCCAGCCTGGACGCCGCACGCGCCTGGGTCAGGGACTTTATGCGTTGGTATAACCACGAGCACCGGCACAGCCGAATCCGCTTTGTGACCCCGGCCGAACGGCACCGTGGTCAGGATCATCAGATCCTGGCTCGGCGTCATGAGCTGTACGAGCAAGCCCGGGAGAGAAGCCCAGAACGCTGGTCTGGACAGACGCGAAACTGGGAGCCGATGGGTACGGTGCTGTTGAACCCTGATCGGGAGCAGCCAGTCGAGAAAAGAGCAGCATAG
- a CDS encoding PIN domain-containing protein translates to MELLSRVVFLDTSVYQGKNFQFQTHILKSLKDLVHSGELRLLISDITKSEIKLHISQKAKSAASVVKKLKKEAMILRNLSHLPIGGIFEDISSAQIEGQLFSDFENFLESENVESVAIDVVLPSKVFNSYFSMLPPFAPGEKSKEFSDAFVLEALDHWANANGTIVHVVSTDGDMQRFVETRPMLSYSESINEFVEAVNYSVSLEPSTFAQVALERLMAKILDRARTETERLEPLVGDFFEFCDKEEFSISEISVKEFSLVGVDEGLVEYLFEFLVDVKVLQLYDEYDNELTADDDLFFEPKPKRRTASYQGEVMASVEIDISERIVSKTFISKYVDFGGVLILENAKDVVVTDV, encoded by the coding sequence ATGGAATTGCTTTCTAGGGTTGTTTTTTTAGATACAAGTGTCTATCAGGGGAAGAATTTTCAATTTCAAACGCATATATTGAAGTCCCTCAAAGATCTGGTTCATTCTGGTGAGTTGAGGTTGTTGATTTCCGATATAACAAAATCAGAGATAAAGTTGCATATCAGCCAGAAGGCGAAGTCCGCTGCCTCTGTGGTCAAGAAGCTTAAGAAAGAGGCGATGATTCTACGAAATCTTTCGCACCTCCCTATTGGCGGAATTTTTGAAGATATAAGCTCCGCACAGATCGAAGGTCAGTTGTTTTCTGATTTTGAGAATTTTCTTGAAAGTGAGAATGTCGAGTCAGTTGCTATTGATGTTGTTCTGCCGAGCAAGGTTTTTAATAGTTATTTTTCGATGTTGCCGCCATTTGCCCCTGGCGAGAAAAGCAAGGAGTTCTCTGATGCTTTTGTTTTAGAGGCTCTTGATCATTGGGCAAATGCTAATGGAACGATCGTTCATGTGGTTTCTACAGACGGTGATATGCAAAGGTTTGTAGAGACTAGGCCTATGCTTAGCTATTCTGAGTCAATTAACGAGTTTGTGGAGGCGGTGAACTATAGCGTTTCGTTAGAGCCATCTACATTCGCCCAAGTCGCGCTGGAGCGTCTGATGGCGAAAATATTGGATCGCGCAAGGACGGAAACCGAGAGGCTAGAGCCCCTGGTTGGCGATTTTTTTGAGTTTTGTGATAAAGAAGAATTTTCGATAAGTGAGATATCTGTCAAGGAATTCAGCCTGGTTGGTGTTGATGAAGGCTTGGTTGAGTATCTTTTCGAGTTTCTAGTCGATGTGAAGGTTCTTCAATTATATGATGAATATGACAATGAGCTGACTGCTGATGATGACCTGTTTTTCGAGCCTAAGCCCAAGCGAAGAACTGCATCTTATCAAGGGGAGGTGATGGCGTCCGTAGAAATAGATATCTCCGAACGTATTGTTTCTAAAACATTCATTTCTAAGTATGTGGACTTTGGTGGTGTCCTGATCCTGGAGAATGCCAAGGATGTTGTGGTGACCGATGTATAA
- a CDS encoding ATP-binding protein, whose amino-acid sequence MSPFVQADLLGGSDDQFRLTRIQTFNWGTFSNVFDFPIPREGYLFVGPSGSGKSTVLDAHAALLTPPKWVDFNVAAREAERNGRDRSVMTYLRGAWAQQTGDSGEYVSQYLRSGTTWSAIAETYRDELGRVVVLAQILWVKGNSTVSGDARRLYLTLERAFDVQELEFFAKNEFDTRRFKYDLPDAKVHTEFSAYQERFRRLLGIENERALRLLHKTQSAKNLGDLNVFLRDFMLDEPETFAIASSLVNEFGELNEAHQEVVAAREQIQTLMPARDDHMELERGNVERNRLQTLQTAIDQYREHRRKLLIEERIAELEIDQEVSRQESLCLVSIVESESRKLMDFQRQKLSLGADVLVRLEEDIKAAEAEKPSRMGKRDLAAAACNAMGWVLPDSLASFVQRVDAARQWVLQAGELKTEVEGRKDAAKEDLRKASEEFKQIVAEVDALERQKSNLPARLVDLRERMAYDLAISEEKLPFVGELVEVRSEETAWRGAIERVLGGFARAILVEEKHYRAVSTYLNERNIGERLVYFRTIAHTPGRSIGPNSLVRKLSLAPGHFGDWVREELKHSFDFECADTLQAFHDATRAVTQAGQVKHSTMRHEKNDRHSVNDRKQWVLGFDNKEKLALFKAQAAEFGGRVSELGEALRKIGDEEEVHQRQILHCQSLSNLTWNDVDVGALLARIDDLSTRLEAEREARPDLVTLDDSIRQQEKVHAEAARRKNSEDGKGQSIAGDISRLSTKLEELARLWPTSDRLPALAEQITPRYETTGKSITLENLDQVTSLVERGLNTELRELEGRLSDLRNAIVQRFVEFNRLWPAVAAGLDASLASADDYLAKLKRLEDDNLPAFEDRFFNLLREQSDQNLTLLATKLDEERSAIRARMELVNESLRTAPFNPGTHLVIETTDKSIEDVRLFRVDMKESLSHSFSNDRDLVEERFKALARLVKRLASQETADKNWRSLVLDVRQHVEFVARELDDDDIEVEVYRSGAGKSGGQRQKLAATCLAAALRYQLGGQDRALPSYSTVVLDEAFDKADAEFTAMAMNIFKTFGFQMIVATPLKSVMTLEPFIGGACFVHIKDRKKSAVIPIEYDSDSHRLKLTEDVRNAEETAVS is encoded by the coding sequence GTGAGTCCTTTCGTTCAAGCTGATTTGCTCGGCGGCAGCGATGATCAGTTCCGTCTCACCCGAATCCAGACATTCAACTGGGGTACGTTCTCGAACGTGTTCGATTTCCCGATCCCCAGGGAGGGCTACTTGTTTGTTGGCCCCTCAGGTTCTGGAAAATCCACGGTACTGGACGCCCACGCTGCACTATTGACACCGCCGAAGTGGGTAGACTTCAACGTTGCTGCGCGTGAGGCGGAACGGAATGGCCGCGATCGAAGTGTCATGACTTATCTTCGAGGGGCCTGGGCGCAGCAGACGGGGGACTCTGGGGAGTATGTGTCACAGTATCTTCGTAGTGGCACGACATGGTCCGCCATTGCTGAAACATACCGCGATGAGTTGGGTCGGGTTGTTGTGCTTGCCCAGATCCTCTGGGTCAAGGGTAACTCCACCGTCTCCGGCGATGCCAGGCGGCTCTATCTGACGCTCGAGCGAGCGTTTGATGTGCAAGAGTTGGAGTTCTTTGCCAAGAACGAGTTTGATACCCGTCGCTTCAAATACGACTTGCCGGATGCCAAGGTACACACGGAGTTCAGTGCTTACCAGGAGCGTTTCAGACGGCTGCTGGGCATCGAGAACGAGCGCGCATTGCGCTTGCTGCACAAGACCCAATCGGCCAAGAACCTAGGGGATCTCAATGTGTTCTTGCGGGATTTCATGCTCGATGAGCCCGAAACCTTTGCTATTGCTTCGAGCCTGGTCAATGAGTTTGGAGAACTCAACGAGGCTCACCAGGAGGTTGTGGCCGCTCGAGAGCAAATCCAGACGCTGATGCCTGCTCGTGATGACCACATGGAGCTGGAACGGGGGAATGTCGAGCGTAATCGCTTGCAGACGCTGCAGACCGCTATCGACCAGTACCGTGAGCATCGACGCAAGTTGTTGATTGAGGAAAGGATTGCTGAGCTGGAGATTGACCAGGAGGTTTCAAGGCAGGAGTCCCTGTGTCTCGTGTCGATTGTGGAGAGCGAATCTCGGAAACTGATGGATTTTCAGCGTCAGAAGCTCAGTCTGGGCGCTGACGTTCTTGTTCGTCTTGAGGAAGACATCAAGGCGGCTGAAGCAGAGAAACCCTCTCGGATGGGGAAGCGCGACTTGGCCGCCGCAGCGTGCAACGCCATGGGCTGGGTTCTGCCCGACAGTTTGGCTTCGTTTGTTCAGCGGGTGGATGCTGCCAGGCAGTGGGTCCTGCAGGCTGGCGAATTGAAGACCGAAGTCGAGGGCCGCAAGGACGCTGCCAAGGAAGACCTGCGAAAGGCCAGCGAAGAGTTCAAGCAAATCGTTGCTGAGGTCGACGCGTTGGAGCGTCAGAAGTCGAACTTGCCTGCTCGGCTCGTCGACCTGAGAGAACGCATGGCTTATGACCTTGCCATCTCTGAGGAGAAACTTCCATTTGTTGGTGAATTGGTTGAAGTACGTTCGGAGGAAACGGCATGGCGCGGTGCTATTGAGCGCGTGTTGGGCGGTTTCGCTCGCGCGATTCTGGTGGAGGAAAAGCACTATCGCGCTGTTTCCACCTATTTGAATGAGCGCAATATCGGTGAGCGGTTGGTGTACTTCCGCACCATTGCTCACACACCGGGACGCTCTATCGGCCCGAACTCCCTGGTGCGCAAACTTAGCTTGGCTCCGGGGCACTTTGGAGATTGGGTTCGTGAGGAACTGAAGCACTCCTTCGATTTCGAGTGTGCCGACACGTTGCAAGCATTTCATGATGCAACCCGCGCAGTTACGCAGGCGGGGCAAGTCAAACACAGTACGATGCGGCACGAGAAGAACGACCGCCATTCGGTCAATGATCGCAAACAGTGGGTTCTGGGCTTCGACAACAAGGAAAAACTGGCGCTCTTCAAGGCGCAGGCTGCCGAGTTTGGCGGCCGCGTCAGCGAGCTGGGAGAAGCTCTGCGCAAGATCGGGGATGAAGAGGAGGTCCACCAGAGACAGATATTGCACTGCCAAAGCCTGTCGAACCTGACTTGGAACGATGTGGATGTGGGGGCACTGTTGGCGCGTATCGACGACCTCAGCACCCGGCTTGAGGCTGAGCGAGAGGCCCGACCCGACCTTGTTACGCTGGATGACAGCATCAGACAGCAGGAGAAGGTGCACGCTGAGGCCGCTCGTAGGAAAAACAGTGAGGATGGCAAGGGGCAGTCCATCGCTGGCGACATCAGCCGTTTGAGTACAAAGCTTGAGGAGCTTGCCCGCTTGTGGCCTACCTCGGACCGTCTGCCCGCATTGGCTGAGCAGATTACCCCTCGATACGAAACCACAGGAAAGAGCATCACCCTCGAGAACCTGGATCAGGTGACCTCGTTGGTCGAGCGGGGGCTGAATACGGAATTGCGTGAGCTGGAGGGGCGGCTGTCTGATCTTCGCAACGCCATCGTGCAGCGTTTTGTGGAGTTCAATCGCCTGTGGCCTGCAGTCGCTGCGGGGCTGGATGCGTCGCTGGCCAGCGCGGACGATTACCTGGCCAAGCTCAAGCGCCTGGAGGACGACAACCTGCCAGCGTTCGAGGACAGGTTCTTCAACCTGCTACGGGAGCAGAGTGACCAGAATCTCACGCTGCTGGCCACGAAGCTGGACGAAGAGCGTTCGGCGATCAGGGCTCGCATGGAACTGGTCAACGAGAGTTTGCGTACCGCGCCATTCAACCCGGGTACGCACCTTGTCATCGAAACGACCGATAAATCAATTGAGGATGTTCGCCTTTTTCGGGTGGATATGAAGGAATCGCTCAGCCACTCGTTCTCCAACGATCGTGACTTGGTCGAGGAACGTTTCAAGGCTCTGGCGAGGCTTGTGAAACGCTTGGCGAGTCAGGAGACCGCAGACAAGAACTGGAGGAGTTTGGTTCTCGACGTTCGGCAGCATGTTGAGTTTGTGGCCCGTGAACTCGATGATGATGATATCGAAGTTGAGGTTTATCGCAGCGGAGCAGGGAAATCCGGAGGCCAGCGTCAGAAGTTGGCGGCAACTTGCCTGGCCGCAGCATTGCGCTATCAACTTGGCGGTCAGGACCGGGCACTTCCTAGTTATTCCACTGTCGTGCTTGATGAAGCCTTCGATAAGGCCGATGCAGAGTTCACCGCGATGGCCATGAACATCTTCAAGACTTTTGGGTTCCAGATGATTGTGGCCACACCGCTGAAGTCCGTCATGACGCTGGAACCTTTCATTGGCGGTGCCTGTTTTGTGCACATCAAGGATCGCAAGAAGTCTGCGGTCATCCCTATCGAATATGACAGCGATTCTCATCGTCTGAAGTTGACCGAGGACGTGCGCAATGCCGAAGAAACTGCTGTCTCCTGA